The Desmodus rotundus isolate HL8 chromosome 13, HLdesRot8A.1, whole genome shotgun sequence genome has a window encoding:
- the ERI1 gene encoding 3'-5' exoribonuclease 1, protein MEDEQGKEPGGEAVAPARRESSRSVSGEEPQHPHPEKKQRCRLDGQETKGSKSITSNSSDFSDPVYKEIAIANGCINRMSKDELRARLSEFKLETRGVKDVLKKRLKNYYKKQKLMLKEDNCAGSYYDYICIIDFEATCEEGNPPEFLHEIIEFPVVLLNTHTLEIEDTFQQYVRPEMNAQLSDFCINLTGITQDQVDRADTFPQVLKKVIDWMKLKELGTKYKYCILTDGSWDMSKFLHIQCQLSKLKYPPFAKKWINIRKSYGNFYKVPRSQTKLTIMLEKLGMDYDGRPHSGLDDSKNIARIAVRMLQDGCELRVNEKMHAGQLMSVSSSLPIEGTPPPQMPHSRK, encoded by the exons ATGGAGGATGAGCAGGGCAAAGAGCCTGGCGGCGAGGCCGTGGCTCCCGCGCGGCGGGAGTCGTCACGGTCGGTGTCTGGGGAGGAGCCGCAGCACCCGCACCCGGAG AAGAAGCAACGATGTAGACTCGATGGTCAAGAAACAAAAGGATCTAAGTCCATCACCTCCAACTCAAGTGACTTCAGTGACCCAGTTTACAAAGAGATTGCTATTGCGAACGGCTGCATTAATAGAATGAGTAAGGACGAACTCAGAGCTAGACTTTCAGAATTCAAGCTTGAAAccag aGGAGTAAAGGATGTACTAAAGAAGAGGCTGAAAAACTATTATAAGAAGCAGAAGCTGATGTTGAAAGAGGACAATTGTGCTGGCAGTTACTATGACTACATTTGTATTATTGACTTTGAAGCCACTTGTGAAGAGGGTAACCCACCTGAGTTCTTACACGAAATAATTGAATTTCCTGTTGTTTTACTGAATACTCATACCTTAGAAATA GAAGATACGTTTCAGCAGTATGTGAGACCAGAGATGAACGCACAGCTTTCTGATTTCTGCATCAATCTAACTGGAATTACTCAG GATCAGGTAGACAGAGCTGATACCTTCCCTCAGGTACTGAAAAAAGTAATTGACTGGATGAAATTGAAGGAATTAGGAACAAAGTATAAGTATTGCATATTGACAGATGG TTCGTGGGATATGAGCAAGTTCCTGCACATTCAGTGCCAGCTCAGCAAGCTCAAATACCCTCCTTTTGCTAAAAAGTGGATCAATATTCGAAAGTCATACGGAAACTTTTACAAG gtTCCAAGAAGCCAAACCAAACTGACAATAATGCTTGAAAAACTAGGGATGGATTATGACGGGCGGCCTCACAGTGGGCTCGATGACTCTAAGAACATTGCCCGCATAGCGGTCCGAATGCTGCAGGACGGATGCGAGCTCCGCGTCAATGAGAAGATGCATGCGGGGCAGCTGATGAGCGTGTCCTCCTCGCTACCAATAGAGGGCACTCCACCTCCACAaatgccacattctagaaaatAA